Within the Nitrospinaceae bacterium genome, the region GGGAGAGGGTTAGGGTGAGGGAGGTTTTGATGTTCCTACCCCATCAAAATCCGCTTCGTGCTCGGAATCGAAACCACCAGCGAGGCCGCGAGGGTCCACCAGCCGGCCCTGGTCCAGTCGCCTCCCGCGTAGCCCGCTATCAAAAACCCTAATGCCACCCCGCCCAGAAATTTCGACGTAACGTGCCCGTACAAAAGCGGCACCGGCAGCACTCTGAACCGTCTGATCCATGTGGAGAACATTGGCGAATCTCCTTTGGCGGCGGGGGTTATAATTTCCTTCCTTCTCTCTTTTAAATCTTTGATCCTTGGTTGTCATTCTGAGCGCCAGCGAAGAATCTGCCTTTTCATTTTCACAACAGCCGATTCTTCACTTCGCTCCGTTTCGTTCAGAATGACAGGCTCACAGTCTACTTTTTACGCTCTCTTTAATTTGAATTTCACCAAGATTCTTCAAGCAACTCACAAAGTTAATTACCAATTTCTGATCGGCCAGAAGGCGCGTTTTATATTCACTGATTGCCCGGACAAACAAATTTTTTAGATGCCAAATATTTATATAAATTTCTTGTTTTCCATTACCTAGATTGCTGGTCGACATTTCTCTATGGGCAGAAGTTATTTCGTCATCCACTGTCAGAATTTGATTTTCTCCAATGTCGAGGCCATATGAATGCACAAGTGAATGACGAAAATTAATTAGTGCACTTGCCTCTTGTCCTCCCAAATCCAGAATATCCTTCATGAATATTTTTACTTCTTTCGTTCCTTCTCCTGGCTCATTAAATTTACCCTTGCCAGAGTACATTTTTGTGAGCAATTCAAATCCAATCATGATGCCTAAACAAATTAGCAAAGGAGATTTCAACTTTACGGTTCCTGCCGGGTCATTTTCTTCGCCATACTGATCCCTCAGGTCTCTACGAAGCAAATAAAGCACAGGTCTTCTTTCATCAGATTGGGAGTCTGATGGGTCCATGAAAACTCTTTCAATATCGAGACAATCATCAGAAATAAGCATCCCCTACCCCACACAAAACCCATAAAACTCATCAAAAAGCTCCCGCGCGTCGTGCGGGCCGGGGCAGGCCTCGGGGTGGTACTGAACACTAAACACCCGGCGGGTGTCCGAGCGCAGGCCCTCGCAGGTCTGATCGTTGAGGGAAGCGTGGGTGACGGCGACATCAGAGGGCAGCGATGATGGCTCTAAGGCGAAGCTGTGGTTTTGAGAAGTGATAGCAACTTTTTTTGTGGCCTTATCCTGTACCGGGTGGTTCGCACCGTGGTGGCCAAATTTTAGTTTAAAGGTGCTCCCGCCAAGGGCTTGGCCTAAGATCTGGTGGCCAAGACATATGCCGGTGACGGGGACCCGGCCAAGAAGTTTCCTGACATTCTCGACGATGTAGCCGAGCGCCGAGGGATCCCCTGGGCCGTTCGAGAGAAATACGGCCTTGGGGTTCCGCGCCAGAACGCTCTCGGCGCTCTCCCTGGCAGGCACAATTTCAAGATCAAAGCGCTCTGCTAGCTGCTCAAAAATATTTCGCTTCGCCCCAAGATCATAAGCAACGCAAAGGGGCCGCCCTTTTCGCTCGCCGAAAGAATGCGCCGCCTCGCAAGTGACGTCCTTCACCAGGTCTTTGCCATCGAGCCCCGCGCTCGCCTGGGCGCGGGCAACGAGGGCGCTCTCATCGAGAACTCCTTCTCGGAGTTCACCCTCATCGAGCGTGCCGTCATCAAGCGCAGCCCAGCCGGGCTCACCCGAGGAGAGAACAGCTTTAAGCGCCCCCTTCTCCCGGATGTGGCGCGTCAGGGCGCGGGTGTCGATTCCCTCAATGCCGGGGGTGCCCCGCTCTTTTAGGTAGCCGCCCAAATCGCCCCCGGCGCGGTGGTTCGAGTAGTCGCGGCACAGCTCTTTGACGATAAAGGCCTCGGCCCATGCACCGCGCGACTCATCATCCAGGGGCGTTGTGCCGTAGTTGCCGATGTGGGGGTAGGTCATGATCACCATCTGCCCCCGGTAGGAGGGATCGGTGACAATTTCCTGATAGCCCGTCATCGCGGTGTTGAAGACAAGCTCGCCCTCGGCGTCCACGGGAGCGCCAAAGGCGCGGCCCCGAAAAGTGCGCCCGTCCTCAAGCGCCAGCACCGCCGGGCGAATATTTCTAAATCCGTTTTCACTCATTTTGCGTTTAAACCTTTCCTGCGGAAATTTCCACATCCGTGTTGATAACCATATCGCCTGCAATCTGGTTCATGACGATTTTTCCTGCGACTACGGTGGCGGCGGCGCAGCCCCTTAGTTTTCGTCCGGCGAAGGGGGTGTTGCGCCCCCGGCTCTCGAAGCGCTCAGGCGTAACTTCGTAGACTCGCTCGGGGTCGAGAAGGGTTACGTCTCCCGGCGCGCCCTCTTTAAGCGTGCCGCCCGGAAGATTAAGGATTTGCGCCGGGCCCGAGGTGAATTTCGCTATCATCTCAGGCAGCGTCAGCACGCCTCCGTGGACCAGAATTTCCATGGCTAGCGGCACCGCCGTTTCGAGCCCGACAATCCCAAAGGGCACGGCGTCGAATTCAACCTGAAGCTCGGCCTCATAGTGGGGTGCGTGGTCCGAGGCGATGGCGTCGATGGTGCCGTCCTTTAAACCCTCAAGAAGCGCCTGCCGATCAGCCTCCGAGCGGAGCGGCGGGGCCATCTTGGCCGTAGAGTTAAAGCCCGCTATCGCCTCATCGGTCAGGGTGAAGTGATGGGGGGTGGCCTCGCAGGTGATGGGCACGCCCTCGCGTTTTGCCTGGCGGACAAGCTCGACCGCCCCGGCCGAGGAGATGTGGAGTATATGTAGCGGCGAGCCGGTGAGTTTTGCGAGGCGGATGTCCCGAAAGACGCAAATGTCCTCGCTGGCGGTGGGGTTCGCACCCAGGCCCAGCGCCGTCGAAATTGTCCCCTCGTTCATCACCTGGCCTTGGGACATCGACATGTCCTCGGCATGATCGAGGATGGGCATCCCGAGCATACCGGCGTATTCAAGCGCCGAGCGCAGGAGCTGGGCCGTCTTGACGGGTAGGCCATCGTCAGAAAAAGCGACGCAGCCCGCCGCCTTTTGGTCGGCCATCTCGGTGATGTGCTCGCCACCAAGCCCCTCGGAGACCGCGCCGATGGGGTGAATCCGGCAGGCAGCGGCCTCCCTCGTGCGCTTCATGATGCGCTCGGTGATAGAACTCGTATCGTTTATCGGGTCGGTGTTCGCCATGCAGGCGATGGCGGTAAAGCCCCCCGCCGCCGCCGCGCGCGACCCGCTCTCGATGTCTTCTT harbors:
- a CDS encoding dihydroorotase; translated protein: MPLLIKGARVIDPAVDLDDVLDILIEEGRIARVANEISSDGAEVLDASGLIAGPGFIDMHVHLREPGEEYKEDIESGSRAAAAGGFTAIACMANTDPINDTSSITERIMKRTREAAACRIHPIGAVSEGLGGEHITEMADQKAAGCVAFSDDGLPVKTAQLLRSALEYAGMLGMPILDHAEDMSMSQGQVMNEGTISTALGLGANPTASEDICVFRDIRLAKLTGSPLHILHISSAGAVELVRQAKREGVPITCEATPHHFTLTDEAIAGFNSTAKMAPPLRSEADRQALLEGLKDGTIDAIASDHAPHYEAELQVEFDAVPFGIVGLETAVPLAMEILVHGGVLTLPEMIAKFTSGPAQILNLPGGTLKEGAPGDVTLLDPERVYEVTPERFESRGRNTPFAGRKLRGCAAATVVAGKIVMNQIAGDMVINTDVEISAGKV
- the carA gene encoding glutamine-hydrolyzing carbamoyl-phosphate synthase small subunit gives rise to the protein MSENGFRNIRPAVLALEDGRTFRGRAFGAPVDAEGELVFNTAMTGYQEIVTDPSYRGQMVIMTYPHIGNYGTTPLDDESRGAWAEAFIVKELCRDYSNHRAGGDLGGYLKERGTPGIEGIDTRALTRHIREKGALKAVLSSGEPGWAALDDGTLDEGELREGVLDESALVARAQASAGLDGKDLVKDVTCEAAHSFGERKGRPLCVAYDLGAKRNIFEQLAERFDLEIVPARESAESVLARNPKAVFLSNGPGDPSALGYIVENVRKLLGRVPVTGICLGHQILGQALGGSTFKLKFGHHGANHPVQDKATKKVAITSQNHSFALEPSSLPSDVAVTHASLNDQTCEGLRSDTRRVFSVQYHPEACPGPHDARELFDEFYGFCVG